The DNA sequence TTAGATCTATTTCTGTAAATTCCTGGGAAGCAGAAGGGGTTGCTGCAATGATTTTAATTTTATGCTCACGCATTAGACTTAAAACCTCTTGACTTGTAGCTTCTACTACTAAAGTAGTAAACAATGTTCCCACGCTAGCGCGTACAACATTGGGATTATAGATATCTGTACAACGATCGCATACGATTACTCCATCTACTCCTGCTGCATCTGCCGAACGTAAAATAGTGCCTAGGTTTCCTGGTTTTTCAATTGCCTCAGCAATCACCATAAAAGCTGTAGGACTAAATGAAATAGAGCGAAGTGGATAGTGCATTTGCTCTGCTATAGCTATAAGCCCATCTGGACGATCTCTGTAAGAGATTTTTTCAAAAACCGATTCAGAACAATAATAGATAAACGCTTGATCTTGTTTAATTTGCTCTATCAGTACTTTTTCATTTGCTCCTAAAAATAAAGCAGGACAAATAAATAAAGAGACAATTTTTACCCTGGCTTGCACAGCCCTAAATAACTCTCGATATCCCTCAATGAGAAAAAGATTTGTTTGATTGCGAATCCTGCGATTTGTTAGTTGCATTGCTAACTTAATCTTAGGATTTTGCATACTTGTGATTTCTTCTCTCATGGGAGCCACCAAGCAAAACTTCCATAAGGAATAGAAAACCCATTTTCAGAAGGCAATAAGAGCTCATTGCTCTCAATTTTCCCTTTAGGTAATAATTGTTTCATTAAATTTTGGATGGCAACTGGGGTAATTCCAGGCGTATGGGTAGTGAATAACAAGAAAAGAGCCTCTTTACTTAACAGACTTTTACATAAATCTAGCAACTCTACAAGATCTTTTTCAATTTGGAAAATTTCTCCCTTATTTCCTCTACCAAAGCTAGGAGGATCTAAAATGATTGCTTCATAGAAAGAACCTCTCTTGATTTCTCTTTTAAGAAATTTTTTCACATCTTCTATAATCCAGCGAACCGGTTTATCTAAAAAATGATTTAACCTTGCATTCTCTCTAGCCCAGCTCACCATTCCCTTTGAGGCATCAACATGGCAGACTTTAGCCCCTGCTTTTACGCAGGCTAAAGTAGCTCCCCCTGAATAAGCAAACAAATTGAGAACCAGCGACTCTTTTCTTGAGACAAGCAATTTTTGCATAGAGGAAAAAAGAAGACTGTGTTCAGGAAAAACACCTAAATGACCAAAGTCGGTAGGGGCTACCTTAAAACGTATATCCTCAATAGTTAATACCCAATCTTTAGGCAAAGGTCTCTTATATTCCCATCGATTTCCTTCCTCTCGAGAAAAAATAGCATCCGCTTCCCACTTTTTAAGAGAAGGTTTCCAGATTGCTTGAAAACAGGGCCTAATCAAAGTAAAAGCGCCAAATCGCTCTAGCTTTTGTTGATTACCACTATCAATTAGAAGATAAGACATAAACGGGAAACTCTTTTAGTTAGCCAGGCATTTTAACATACTTAAGGGATTCTTCACTAGTTAAAGAGAAGTTAAAGGCGGGGGTATATTTTTAGCTAGCTTACGCCATAAAATACCAAATAAAGAATAGGCTGTTTTTAAAATAATTGTTTGACGATCTCCTGTAATCTGCAATCTAAAAACATAAGGGCTACTTCCTTTTTCTTGCATAGCGGCCCATATAGTCCCTATCTTTTCATGAAAGCTATCACTCGTAGGACCTGCTATGCCTGAAACAGCCAACCCTACATCTGCTTGGCTTTTTTCTAAGGCTTTATTGAGCATGGCAAGAACACATTCGGCGCTAACGGGGCCTTTTGTTTCTAGGGTTTTTTTTGGCACATCTAATATATACTGTTTAAGAATAGAAGAGTAAGTTACAAAAGAGCCCAAAAAAAATGCGGACGCTCCTTTAACAGCTGTGAGCAGACTTGCCATAGTCCCTCCTGTACAAGACTCTGCTAAAACAAGCGTTTTTTTTTCTTTAATAAACCAATTATGGATTGCTTCTTCAATTTTACCTGTTGTTGCTGTATATAAAAAAGAGTCTAATTGGGTTTTCAGCAAATTTTCTGCATATTCTAATGAAGCTCTATTTTCGCTAGACAACACAATGGTAACATGAGAATAAGAAGGATAAATACCAATTTCCAATTCCGGTAATTGAGTTTGCAGCTCTCTTAACATGGGATTAATCTGGCTTTCTTGAAAGAAACATGCATACAAACAAGCTACATGTTTATGCAAAGGAGGATGTCTTTCTTGAAGAATAGGAAGAAATGTATTCATAAACATAGGTTGCATTTCTGCAGGCACACCAGGAAAACAAACCATCATTTTATCATTTACAAGAAAAAGCAGCCCAGGAGCTGTCCCCACAGAATTGAGCAAAGGTTGGGCTTTTTCTGGGATTGTAGCTTGCTCTTGTATAGTATTTAATTCTTTTCCAAAACGCCTCTGTAGATCAGCCACTACTAGAGCATTCACAGACAGCTTACAATGAAACACTTCAGCTACGACTACTCTAGTTAGGTCATCTAAAGTGGGCCCTAATCCCCCTGTAACGATTACAAGATCTGAGCGCTCATAAGCTTCTTGTAACCCTTTTTTTAAGACTTGAAGATCATCTAAAAATGTTGTATGACGCTCCACTGTATAACCGAATTTAAATAAATGAGCACTGATAAATGCTGCGTTTCTATTTACAATACGGCCATCCAAAAGTTCTTTGCCAATAGTAATGATTTCAATCTTCAATTTAAACACAGCACTTTAATCCCTAGCTCTTGTAATTGCTGATGTAAATGAATCCAGCTCATACATTTTTTGCCTATTCGAATAGTAGCATTGACTCTCTTTTCTTCTACCAAAAAGGGGGTAGGAATAGTGAATTGTCGTATCCATTTCATTAAAAGAGAAAATAATTCTGTATTAGGAAATAAGTCTTTCTTAATAACTCGTATAATTTCTTTTGTCTTAGGATCTTGATAAAACTGCGGATAAGAAAATTGAATCCCCCAACTAACGGTTTTCTGACCTAAAACCATGGGATAAAATATTTTGTCCATAGAAGAAAATAAAAACTGATGCATTTGCATTTGAATAACTGGCAAAACTGGTTTGATCAAAAATCGCTCTTCTGATACAGGCATTGCATAAAATACTTCTTTAGAACGCGTCATTGTACAAGAAAAATATTCTCTAAAACAACTATCTTGAGCAACCTTACCTTTTTTTAATGATTGGATATACTCTAAATGAGCTTGCAGAAAATCATTTTGCGATAATAGAGCATTTTGTTTTTTTACAGGTTTGCTAACCGCTATAAGGTAAAAAGGATCTAGCTTCTTGAATAAATCTACAATCTCTTCTTGATCTAAAAGAACCTGTACTTTAATCCATTTGGAAACCTGAAGAAGGCCCTCTTGACTAGAAGAGCTGACACGAAAGATGGTCATTTTAAAGAGCTCGCAACTATTTTAAAGCAGGTAGTCTCTAATAGCATCATTAAAATTCCACAAAAAATAGCAGCATCTGCAATATTGAAGACAGGATAGACATATCCCCAAAAAATAAAACAAAACATATCAACGACATGACCGTAAATAATACAGTCGAAAACATTTCCCACAGCTCCTGCTAAGATCATAACCAAACAGATTCTATGGTAATTACTTATCTGCTTTACACACAAATAATATCCAAGGGCTGCGATAATAAAAACCCGAATAGAGACCAATAAAAACTGATAGTTAGCAAAAAGTCCCCACATAGCACCCTTATTGATTACATGTGTAATTACAAATTCTATACCCAGTCCATGAAAAACTCCTATTCCTCCATAAGGAAAATAACAGAAGTTCATAGGAGTCACAAAGCAATGCACATACATTTTTAAAAGCGCGTCGAATAGAAAAATAGATATTGCTAAAAGACTTAACTTCCAACTTATCTTAAAAGCCATTTATAACAATCCCTTTTCAAGCATCTCTTGTGCTTTTACAGTTGTGTTTGCATAAGGAATTGCTTCTAATCTTTTTAAAGGGATTTCCTCGCCCGTAAGATCACAAGTTCCATAAGTTCCTTGATCTATTTTGTCTAAAGCAATTTCAATCTTCTGCAAAATCTCTCGCTCATTTCCACTTAGCTGCAGATTAATTGTTCGATTAAAGTCATCGGTTCCTTCATCTGCTTGATGCTGAGAATATCCTTTAATTTCATCCGTTGCTCTTACATCTTCTATCGTATCACGAATCAGATGCGTCATTTGAGCTTTTAACTCCTCTAGACGATTTTTAAATTTAGTAATTTGTTCCTTAGTTAAGGCCATAAACATCCTCTTTTTATATTTCTGTTGAGTGAATCGTATCTTTGGGACTAACATCCTCAATGGCATCGATTAATTCATTGACATCTTTAAATCGCCGATAAACGCAAGCAAATCGAATGTAGGCAATGCTATCTAGTTCTTGTAAATGTTGCATTACAATCCCCCCTAATTCCGAAGTAGTGACCTCTCTAACTTGACGCTCCATTAAATCAGAGGTAATTTTATAAGCCAAAGTTCTTAATTGATCATGGCTGATGCGTGTATGGCGGCAAGCTGCATCTAAACCTTTAATCAGTTTATCCTGGCAAAAATCTTCATATCGCCCATCTCTTTTTTTCACTTGAATTGTTAAGTCTACTGTTTCAAAAGTGGTAAAACGCCGTAAACAGCGCAAACATTCTCTCCTTCTACGAACGGCATTGCTTTCTGCTACGTTTCGAGAATCAGTAACTTTTAACTCTTCACAGGCACAAAATGGACAATGCATACATTATATCACGCTTAAATTTTTTATAGAGTTTAGAAAAATTTTACCTATTTTGATGCTTTTATATACATAACAAGTTTTTTTATTTTTTACCTATTATCTAAAACTCCATTTTATCCCAAAAACAGATTCCAATCAGCCAGTTTTTTGCGTTTTTAAATATTTAATCCTTCTAAACACACAAATTGCTTTTAAAACAAGTTTTTATTTTATAAAACAGTATATTGAGACTCTTTTTGACAATTCGTTGCTTAAATTTTGTTTGCTAACAAAAATTTTAAATTATAAAAAATCAAGATGTGTAAGGTTTATGCCATATTTAATATTATAAACAAGAATTGACTATCTAATAGCCATCAAAAACAACTAAAATACAACTTATTGACTCTCATTCAGATGGAGAAATCAATAAAGACATTTTAAAATAATTCTATGAATCTCTAAAAATGAAAGAAATCCTAACACCTTCATAAACTGTTTTATAAGCTCATTACAAGTATCAGATCCCAAGTTATTATCGGAGGAGGTGGGATTCGAACCCACGATACGTTTACACGTATACACGCTTTCCAAGCGTGCTCCATCGGCCACTCGGACACTCCTCCAAAAACCTTATAAGCGTGTTCAACGTTACCTTAACTACACTTTATCTTACAAGAAAAAATCCAAAGAGCTATTAATGAATTATTTACTATGCCCTGTGTTTGAAATTTAATAGAGAGTTATTTCTTTTCCAAAATCGCTTAAAAAATTATGATCGTCAATTGTAACTTTATCAGGTTTTAAAAAAATGTTTCTTCGTTTATTTATTAGTTTCTTTTGTATTATTCCTATTTTAGGTTATCCACAAGCTCCTGTTGTTTTGGTTAGCGTTCCCCCTTATCTTTATTTTGTAAAAAAAATCGCAGAAAACACCGTCTCAGCTGAGTCCCTTATTCCTTCTGGAACAAACCCTCATTTATATGAACCTACCCCTAAACAAGTTCAATTGCAAAAACAAGCCGTATTGTGGTTAAAATTAGGAGAAAAAGCAGATCAAAAAGCTCAAAGAGTCTTTAAAGAAATGAAAACCCCACCTCTGATCCTTGATTTGACAGAGGATCTTGCGCTTTTATCTTACAAAGATACAAAAGATCGTTGTGCTCAGCATAGCACCAAAGATCTACATATTTGGCTCAGTCCAAAAATGATGCAAGTGCAAGTTAAAAAAATTACACAAGCCTTAATTCAACTATTCCCGAAACATACAGAATTGTACCAAAGTAACTCAAATAAGTTACTCAAAGAACTAGAACAAGTTGATCAAGAATTAATTACTCTACTTAAAAACAAGCAAGGCAAAGCCATTTTAGTTTCTCATCCGGCTTTTGCTTATTTTTGTAGAGACTATAGCCTCGAGCAATTATCTCTTGAAGAAGAAGGCAAGGACTGTTTGCCTCAATATGTCCCAGAACTACTACATAAGATAAAAATGCTAGGTATAGGCGGCATAATTATAGAACCTCAACACGGCAGCAAAGCAGCTAATCTGCTCGCTCAAAATCTAGCGATTCCTACTTATCTCATCGATCCTTATTCTGAAGATTATATAGCGAGTTTAAAACAGATGGCAGAAGTGGTTAAAAATATCATTCATGACTGATATCATCTCTATTCACCAAGTATTTTTTAGTTATAATCATCAAAGTATTCTTGAAGATGTCAATATAACTGTGAAACCGAATGAATTTATTGTCGTTTTTGGCCCTAATGGCGGTGGGAAAACCACATTTTTTAAATTAATCTTAGGGCTTTTACAGCCTAAAAAAGGTTGGGTGAAGGTTTTAAACAAACACCCTAAACACACTAGGCATTTAATAGGATATGTCCCTCAAATGCAGCAAGTAGATCGCAACTTTCCGATTTGTGTTTTAGATGTAGTGATGATGGGATGCCTTGCTGGATTGAATTGCTGGGGAAGATTTCCTAAGGCAATGCGTAAATTAGGCCTACAGGCCTTGGAAAAAGTGAACCTTTTGCATAAAGCAAAAGCTTCCTTTGGTTCTCTATCAGGTGGAGAAACACAAAAAGCTCTTATTGCAAGAGCAATTGTCGACCGTCCTAAAATCCTACTACTAGATGAACCAACAGCTAATGTAGATTCTCAAGCGGAACAATCTATTTACCAGCTATTAAAAGAATTAAATACTGATATGACTATTCTAACGGTATCTCATGACTTACAAACAATTATTGATAAAGCCAGTAGACTCATTTGCGTAAATCGCCAAGCAACCTCTCTTCAAACTAAAGAAGTATGCGAGCATTTTGCTTTAGGGCTTTACCACACTCCTTTAACAAACTCTCAACATTTTTCCTTTTAATATGTTTGATAATCCTTTTTTCTTACATACGTTATTAGCAGGTTGTGGCGCTGCGTTAACTGGCGGTATTATCGGTTCCTATGTAGTAGTTAAAAGAATTGTTTCTATTAGTGGCAGCATTGCTCACTCCGTACTTGGGGGAATGGGCATTTGTCTATGGTTAAAAATCAGATTTGGGCTTTCCTTTCTAACCCCATTCATTGGGGCATTAATAGCTGGGTTGATTTCTGCTTTTTTAATGGGCTGGATTCATTTAAAATACAAAGAAAGAGAAGACACAGCAATTGCCGCTATTTGGGCCATCGGAATGTCTATCGGAGTCATTTTCATCGCTCTTACCCCTGGCTATAACACAGAGTTAATTGATTTTTTATTTGGAAATATTTTATGGGTTAGTAAAAATGATATTTTCTTACTATTTGTTTTAAATGCGTTCATTTTATCTATAGTCACTAGATTTTATAAACCGCTTTTAGCCATTTGTTTTGATGAAGAACAGGCTAAATTAAAAAAACTTCCAGTACAAACCTTTTATTTTCTACTACTAGGATTAGTAGCTGTCTCAATTGTATTATTGATCCAAATAGTTGGGGCCATCTTGGTTGTAACTATGTTAGCAATACCTGCTGCCATTGCTGCTATTTTCACCCGCAATTTATTGCAAATGATGACTTTAGCAACAGTATGCGGTCTTATGCTCACATTTATTGGCATTCTTTTCTCTTATCAATTAAACTGGCCTCCAGGGGCCACCATCTCACTTGTTTCTTCTTCTTGTTATGCAGGTGCACTTTTATTCAAAAAGAAACCTTAAGATTTTACATGGAGCAATAGCGATTCCAGAATTGTTTCCAGGCTGATTTCTTGTGTGTTCTATGATGATGTGTTTTTCTTTTTGCTGATGCTCTCTTGGTATGTTTTCTAGGCATAAACCCTCCTTAAGCTTTTTTATCTTGTTCCAACTTAATTTTAGACTCACTTTCCTGCTCTTTAAAAAACGCACGGTTATGATGCTTTCTCAGAGTAATTTTTGAGGATTTAAGTGTATTTATCCTTTTTCTAAGCCTCTTCATAACCATCTCTATTCATTTATCCTCTTACTTTTCATACTATGTATAATTTAATTATTAATCAAATAATTAAATTTTTATTTTTTAATAAAAAAAATGAATTAAAAAATAAAAATCCCTTCTTTCTATCCTTTTTTACATTTACATCTTTTCAAGTTGACTTTGATTCAAGACTGTCCTATCATGCTTTTTTCTTCCCCATGCGAATCTTTAAGTTTATTTTTAGGAGGTTAGATGTACGCGATTATCGAAACAGGCGGTAAGCAGTACCGTGTTGAAAAAGGTGATACCATCGATGTAGAATTGCTAGATATAGAGGATAATATTGTAAAATTTAAAAATGTTTTACTGGTTAGTGAAGCGGAAAATGTTAAGATTGGGACCCCTTATCTTGCTGATACTGTCGTGCAAGCAGAACTTACAAAACAAAATGCTAAAGGGCCAAAAGTGGTCGCATTCAAGTATAAAAGACGCAAACCGATTCGTCGTAAAGTGGGGCATCGTCAACGCTACACCCGAATCAAGATTACAGATATTATTGGATAAGGAGCAACAATGGCACATAAGAAAGGTCAAGGATCTAGCCGAAATGGTCGTGATTCTCATTCACAACGCCTTGGAATTAAGGCATCTGGAGGACAATTTGTCACCGCTGGTAGCATTATTGTGCGTCAAAGAGGCACAAAATGGCATCCAGCAAAAAATGTAGGACGTGGTCGCGATGATACAATATACGCTTTAATCGACGGCATTGTTTCTTATCGTAAAACTAACCGTACATACGTTTCCGTTCAACCCACTCTTTAATACCTAGGTAGCCCTCAGCTAAGCCAAGGGGGCTTATATATATGTTTATCGATTCAGTTATAGTTACACTGCGCGCTGGAAAAGGCGGTAATGGTGTCGTTGCCTGGCGTAGAGAAAAATTTATTCCTAAAGGAGGCCCTGTCGGTGGAAATGGAGGCCAAGGCGGATCTATCATTCTAAAAACCAATGAGAATATCCTTTCTTTAGAAGGGTTTCGCAATCGCCGTTTAATTAATGCAGAAAATGGCATTTCAGGAGGAGGAAACCTTCAAAAAGGGCGCAATGGCAAAGATCTTATTTTACACATCCCCTGTGGTACTGTTGTTAAAAACATTAAAACACAAGAAGTATTAGTGGATTTCACTGACAAAAACCAAGAGTATATTCTATGTAAAGGAGGCAAAGGAGGCAAAGGAAATGCTTGTTTTAAGTCTTCTACCAACCAAGCCCCTAACATATGTACTTCCGGCTATAAAGGTGAAATGCATGAGGTTCAACTCGAGTTAAAATTAATCGCTGATATTGGCTTCATTGGCATGCCCAACGCAGGTAAATCCACTCTTTTAAAACAAATTACTCATTGCCCCGTTAAAATTGGAGCTTATCCTTTTACAACACTATACCCAAATCTAAGCTATATTCAGTTTGAAGATTTTTCCAGGATTTTAATTGCAGATATTCCGGGCATTATAGAAGGGGCCCACCTCGATCGCGGATTGGGTTTATCTTTTCTCAAACATATTGAACGCTCTTCTGTTTTGGTCTATTTGATCGATGTTTCTGGGATAGAAGGAAGAGACCCTTTTAAAGATTTTCAGACTTTACAAAACGAAATAATAACCTACCGAAAAGAATTATTAGATAAGCCTTTTCTTGTTGTATTAAATAAAATGGACTGCAAAACAGCCGTGCAGAATCTAGAGACATTTAAACAAAAATACCCCTATCCAAAAACAACACTCTTTCCTATTTCAGCTATACATAGAGAAAACATTACACCCCTTATTAAAGCTATG is a window from the Candidatus Rhabdochlamydia porcellionis genome containing:
- the nrdR gene encoding transcriptional regulator NrdR — protein: MHCPFCACEELKVTDSRNVAESNAVRRRRECLRCLRRFTTFETVDLTIQVKKRDGRYEDFCQDKLIKGLDAACRHTRISHDQLRTLAYKITSDLMERQVREVTTSELGGIVMQHLQELDSIAYIRFACVYRRFKDVNELIDAIEDVSPKDTIHSTEI
- a CDS encoding nicotinamide-nucleotide amidohydrolase family protein; amino-acid sequence: MFKLKIEIITIGKELLDGRIVNRNAAFISAHLFKFGYTVERHTTFLDDLQVLKKGLQEAYERSDLVIVTGGLGPTLDDLTRVVVAEVFHCKLSVNALVVADLQRRFGKELNTIQEQATIPEKAQPLLNSVGTAPGLLFLVNDKMMVCFPGVPAEMQPMFMNTFLPILQERHPPLHKHVACLYACFFQESQINPMLRELQTQLPELEIGIYPSYSHVTIVLSSENRASLEYAENLLKTQLDSFLYTATTGKIEEAIHNWFIKEKKTLVLAESCTGGTMASLLTAVKGASAFFLGSFVTYSSILKQYILDVPKKTLETKGPVSAECVLAMLNKALEKSQADVGLAVSGIAGPTSDSFHEKIGTIWAAMQEKGSSPYVFRLQITGDRQTIILKTAYSLFGILWRKLAKNIPPPLTSL
- the lspA gene encoding signal peptidase II, producing the protein MAFKISWKLSLLAISIFLFDALLKMYVHCFVTPMNFCYFPYGGIGVFHGLGIEFVITHVINKGAMWGLFANYQFLLVSIRVFIIAALGYYLCVKQISNYHRICLVMILAGAVGNVFDCIIYGHVVDMFCFIFWGYVYPVFNIADAAIFCGILMMLLETTCFKIVASSLK
- a CDS encoding metal ABC transporter ATP-binding protein, whose amino-acid sequence is MTDIISIHQVFFSYNHQSILEDVNITVKPNEFIVVFGPNGGGKTTFFKLILGLLQPKKGWVKVLNKHPKHTRHLIGYVPQMQQVDRNFPICVLDVVMMGCLAGLNCWGRFPKAMRKLGLQALEKVNLLHKAKASFGSLSGGETQKALIARAIVDRPKILLLDEPTANVDSQAEQSIYQLLKELNTDMTILTVSHDLQTIIDKASRLICVNRQATSLQTKEVCEHFALGLYHTPLTNSQHFSF
- the obgE gene encoding GTPase ObgE, which encodes MFIDSVIVTLRAGKGGNGVVAWRREKFIPKGGPVGGNGGQGGSIILKTNENILSLEGFRNRRLINAENGISGGGNLQKGRNGKDLILHIPCGTVVKNIKTQEVLVDFTDKNQEYILCKGGKGGKGNACFKSSTNQAPNICTSGYKGEMHEVQLELKLIADIGFIGMPNAGKSTLLKQITHCPVKIGAYPFTTLYPNLSYIQFEDFSRILIADIPGIIEGAHLDRGLGLSFLKHIERSSVLVYLIDVSGIEGRDPFKDFQTLQNEIITYRKELLDKPFLVVLNKMDCKTAVQNLETFKQKYPYPKTTLFPISAIHRENITPLIKAMQQLVPCKF
- a CDS encoding TrmH family RNA methyltransferase, producing the protein MREEITSMQNPKIKLAMQLTNRRIRNQTNLFLIEGYRELFRAVQARVKIVSLFICPALFLGANEKVLIEQIKQDQAFIYYCSESVFEKISYRDRPDGLIAIAEQMHYPLRSISFSPTAFMVIAEAIEKPGNLGTILRSADAAGVDGVIVCDRCTDIYNPNVVRASVGTLFTTLVVEATSQEVLSLMREHKIKIIAATPSASQEFTEIDLTGPVAIAVGTEQLGLSDFWMKQADICVRIPMHGIADSLNVATATTLLLYEVIRQRKGKNADYFLR
- a CDS encoding metal ABC transporter permease; translated protein: MFDNPFFLHTLLAGCGAALTGGIIGSYVVVKRIVSISGSIAHSVLGGMGICLWLKIRFGLSFLTPFIGALIAGLISAFLMGWIHLKYKEREDTAIAAIWAIGMSIGVIFIALTPGYNTELIDFLFGNILWVSKNDIFLLFVLNAFILSIVTRFYKPLLAICFDEEQAKLKKLPVQTFYFLLLGLVAVSIVLLIQIVGAILVVTMLAIPAAIAAIFTRNLLQMMTLATVCGLMLTFIGILFSYQLNWPPGATISLVSSSCYAGALLFKKKP
- a CDS encoding class I SAM-dependent methyltransferase, with the protein product MSYLLIDSGNQQKLERFGAFTLIRPCFQAIWKPSLKKWEADAIFSREEGNRWEYKRPLPKDWVLTIEDIRFKVAPTDFGHLGVFPEHSLLFSSMQKLLVSRKESLVLNLFAYSGGATLACVKAGAKVCHVDASKGMVSWARENARLNHFLDKPVRWIIEDVKKFLKREIKRGSFYEAIILDPPSFGRGNKGEIFQIEKDLVELLDLCKSLLSKEALFLLFTTHTPGITPVAIQNLMKQLLPKGKIESNELLLPSENGFSIPYGSFAWWLP
- a CDS encoding TraR/DksA family transcriptional regulator; translated protein: MALTKEQITKFKNRLEELKAQMTHLIRDTIEDVRATDEIKGYSQHQADEGTDDFNRTINLQLSGNEREILQKIEIALDKIDQGTYGTCDLTGEEIPLKRLEAIPYANTTVKAQEMLEKGLL
- a CDS encoding metal ABC transporter solute-binding protein, Zn/Mn family, with the translated sequence MFLRLFISFFCIIPILGYPQAPVVLVSVPPYLYFVKKIAENTVSAESLIPSGTNPHLYEPTPKQVQLQKQAVLWLKLGEKADQKAQRVFKEMKTPPLILDLTEDLALLSYKDTKDRCAQHSTKDLHIWLSPKMMQVQVKKITQALIQLFPKHTELYQSNSNKLLKELEQVDQELITLLKNKQGKAILVSHPAFAYFCRDYSLEQLSLEEEGKDCLPQYVPELLHKIKMLGIGGIIIEPQHGSKAANLLAQNLAIPTYLIDPYSEDYIASLKQMAEVVKNIIHD
- the rplU gene encoding 50S ribosomal protein L21, which codes for MYAIIETGGKQYRVEKGDTIDVELLDIEDNIVKFKNVLLVSEAENVKIGTPYLADTVVQAELTKQNAKGPKVVAFKYKRRKPIRRKVGHRQRYTRIKITDIIG
- the rpmA gene encoding 50S ribosomal protein L27, giving the protein MAHKKGQGSSRNGRDSHSQRLGIKASGGQFVTAGSIIVRQRGTKWHPAKNVGRGRDDTIYALIDGIVSYRKTNRTYVSVQPTL